A part of Thermoplasmatales archaeon genomic DNA contains:
- a CDS encoding cold shock domain-containing protein, with protein MEGIIKRWVTSYGFIEVEGRKDVFVHQSDVKGNQPLKVGQKVKFDIKKGDKGERAVNVELI; from the coding sequence TTGGAAGGAATAATTAAAAGATGGGTAACCTCTTACGGATTTATAGAGGTTGAAGGAAGAAAGGATGTTTTTGTGCATCAGTCGGATGTAAAAGGAAACCAGCCATTAAAGGTTGGACAGAAAGTAAAATTCGATATAAAGAAAGGGGATAAAGGAGAAAGAGCTGTAAATGTTGAGCTGATATAA
- a CDS encoding tRNA (N(6)-L-threonylcarbamoyladenosine(37)-C(2))-methylthiotransferase, producing the protein MKVYIETYGCALNQGDASIMQGIIEGRGHEIVNDASIADAIIIVTCTVIDTTQQRMLSRIRKFKEKYNGKKIVVAGCMASAQPGLVKKVADDAILLSPLEVISIVDAIEGRKTYAGIKAGIERKIDISMNIPISDGCIYGCSYCITKKARGNLISYPMDLLYEDIKKAISKGCREIRLTSQDTASYPNLPKLIEKVASIEEDFRIRIGMMHPLSAYKILDEIIEAFKNEKVYKFLHLPLQSASEKILERMKRGYDIDIFSEIVEAFRKEFDITLATDIIVAFPGESDEDFNETIEAIKKIEPDVTNVTRFSPRPHTPCWGMKRIPTEIAKERSRIASKIVNEISLKRNKRWIGRKTRVLVLNEYKGWRVGKNDFYKSVFLKKAEIGKFLDVKIFDAKITHLEGEPI; encoded by the coding sequence GTGAAAGTTTATATTGAAACATATGGATGCGCATTAAATCAGGGAGATGCTTCAATAATGCAAGGGATAATTGAGGGAAGAGGGCATGAAATTGTTAATGATGCAAGCATTGCAGACGCTATAATAATTGTTACATGCACGGTGATAGATACAACCCAGCAAAGAATGCTCAGTAGAATAAGAAAATTCAAAGAAAAATATAATGGCAAAAAAATTGTAGTTGCGGGTTGCATGGCGTCCGCGCAGCCGGGTTTGGTTAAAAAAGTTGCGGATGATGCAATCCTGCTTTCTCCTCTTGAAGTAATTTCAATTGTGGATGCTATTGAAGGAAGGAAAACATATGCTGGAATAAAAGCAGGAATTGAAAGAAAAATTGATATCAGCATGAATATCCCGATTTCTGATGGTTGCATTTATGGATGCTCATACTGCATAACAAAAAAGGCAAGAGGAAATTTGATTTCATATCCTATGGATTTGCTTTATGAGGATATAAAAAAGGCAATTTCAAAAGGTTGCAGGGAAATAAGATTAACATCCCAGGATACTGCCTCCTATCCAAATCTTCCTAAATTGATAGAAAAAGTTGCGAGCATAGAAGAAGATTTCAGAATAAGGATTGGAATGATGCATCCTCTTTCTGCTTATAAAATTTTAGATGAAATAATTGAAGCATTTAAAAATGAGAAGGTTTATAAATTTCTCCATTTACCATTGCAATCAGCCAGCGAAAAAATTCTTGAAAGAATGAAAAGAGGATATGATATTGATATTTTCTCAGAAATTGTCGAAGCATTTAGAAAAGAATTTGACATTACACTTGCAACTGACATAATAGTAGCATTCCCTGGCGAAAGCGATGAGGATTTCAACGAAACAATTGAAGCAATAAAAAAAATCGAGCCGGATGTAACAAATGTAACCCGCTTCTCCCCCCGCCCGCACACGCCCTGCTGGGGCATGAAGCGCATTCCTACTGAAATTGCGAAGGAGCGCTCAAGGATTGCATCAAAGATTGTAAATGAAATTTCTCTCAAAAGGAATAAAAGATGGATAGGGAGAAAAACTCGTGTGCTCGTGCTTAATGAATATAAAGGCTGGAGGGTTGGGAAAAATGATTTCTATAAATCTGTTTTTTTGAAAAAAGCTGAAATAGGGAAGTTCTTGGATGTTAAAATTTTTGATGCAAAAATAACTCATTTAGAAGGAGAGCCAATATAG
- a CDS encoding exodeoxyribonuclease VII large subunit produces the protein MLRKILRVREVVSFIRDAIENANLNDIWVEGEISNFKEVVGISYFDLKDEEALLRCVYFSPNKENLKNGMKVIVKGDIGIYEKKGYYQLYVKEIKTHGIGELFIKFIELKEKLKKEGLFDEKFKKEIPKIPSKIAIVTSPDGAVLHDMLNIISRRFPTNILIAPVRVQGEGCEDEIVNAINELNKRKDVDLIILARGGGSWEDLQAFNEEKVARAIFNSQIPVISAVGHETDFTIADFVADKRASTPSAAAEMAVPNREEIISLLHMFEKRLVKIVEEKINLYRRIIEGVMKRKTFLHADELILGKIEDLKYKIERMEELSKRYIENMKNMINIRFEILNAMSPYNILNRGYSICFKKDNKVVSSVDNIDIGEELRIVVKDGDAKCIAKEKKKLDLKKH, from the coding sequence ATGCTTCGCAAGATATTGAGAGTAAGGGAAGTTGTATCATTTATAAGAGATGCAATTGAAAACGCAAATTTAAATGATATATGGGTTGAAGGAGAGATATCAAATTTTAAGGAGGTTGTTGGCATCTCATATTTTGATTTAAAGGATGAAGAAGCATTGCTCAGATGTGTTTATTTCAGCCCCAATAAAGAAAATTTGAAGAATGGAATGAAGGTTATTGTAAAGGGAGATATAGGGATATATGAAAAAAAGGGGTATTATCAGTTATATGTTAAGGAAATAAAAACTCATGGTATAGGTGAGTTATTCATAAAATTCATTGAACTGAAGGAAAAGTTAAAGAAAGAGGGCTTATTTGATGAAAAATTTAAAAAAGAAATTCCAAAAATTCCCTCAAAGATTGCAATAGTAACATCCCCAGATGGAGCAGTTTTACATGACATGCTAAATATAATTTCAAGGAGATTCCCAACAAATATTTTAATTGCGCCCGTGAGGGTGCAGGGCGAGGGATGCGAGGATGAAATAGTCAATGCAATAAATGAGCTTAATAAAAGAAAGGATGTGGATTTGATAATTCTCGCAAGGGGCGGCGGCAGCTGGGAGGATTTGCAGGCGTTTAATGAAGAAAAGGTCGCGAGGGCGATTTTTAACTCACAAATTCCAGTAATATCTGCGGTAGGCCATGAAACAGATTTCACAATAGCGGACTTTGTTGCTGATAAGCGGGCTAGCACCCCTTCTGCTGCTGCTGAAATGGCTGTGCCGAATAGGGAAGAAATTATTTCCTTGCTTCATATGTTTGAAAAAAGGCTTGTAAAGATTGTTGAAGAAAAAATAAATTTATATAGGAGAATTATTGAAGGGGTTATGAAAAGGAAGACATTTCTCCATGCAGATGAGCTTATTCTTGGAAAAATTGAAGATTTGAAATATAAAATTGAAAGGATGGAGGAACTTTCAAAAAGATATATTGAAAATATGAAAAATATGATAAATATCAGATTTGAAATATTAAATGCAATGAGCCCGTATAATATTTTAAATAGAGGATATAGTATATGCTTTAAGAAAGATAATAAAGTTGTAAGCAGTGTAGATAATATTGATATAGGAGAGGAATTAAGAATAGTCGTTAAGGATGGTGATGCAAAATGCATTGCGAAGGAGAAAAAGAAATTGGATTTGAAGAAGCATTGA
- the xseB gene encoding exodeoxyribonuclease VII small subunit has protein sequence MHCEGEKEIGFEEALKKLDEIIEELEKGELPLEETISKFEEGIKLCKLCREKIQMAEMKIEKLMEDIK, from the coding sequence ATGCATTGCGAAGGAGAAAAAGAAATTGGATTTGAAGAAGCATTGAAAAAGCTTGATGAGATAATAGAAGAACTTGAAAAAGGAGAGCTACCTCTTGAAGAAACAATATCAAAATTTGAAGAAGGGATAAAGCTCTGCAAGTTATGCAGGGAAAAAATTCAGATGGCGGAAATGAAAATAGAAAAACTTATGGAAGACATAAAATGA
- the artA gene encoding archaeosortase A codes for MQGKNSDGGNENRKTYGRHKMRQSLFFIPPTIAIILGHFLVINESIEKINIATTPFLFLSLFIIGAGYFIKEKTKHVMLCYGWMLFAIYWATQPEILYYKGEGDIVNALFCIAGVYFLSYISYHEWLSYKKEENLASLNFLAGATFVAGLLYFIFEKVDFLAGLLIKIVAEQTASIMNFFGYNVTTGNVIYGINTVVPIYFNGHESVQLILACTGLQSMAVFVGVFGAVNSDYIKRIKGLLITVITIYILNLIRNAGVIYGMEILGIDFYIMHNVIGKIGSLIALIVLAFITFEMVPEIYNNISALFDLTKRK; via the coding sequence ATGCAGGGAAAAAATTCAGATGGCGGAAATGAAAATAGAAAAACTTATGGAAGACATAAAATGAGACAATCTCTATTTTTTATTCCTCCAACAATTGCAATAATTTTAGGCCATTTTCTGGTAATTAATGAAAGCATTGAAAAAATAAACATAGCTACTACTCCTTTCCTTTTCCTTTCATTGTTTATAATAGGAGCTGGATATTTTATTAAAGAGAAAACAAAACATGTGATGCTATGCTATGGATGGATGCTTTTCGCAATTTACTGGGCAACACAGCCAGAAATTTTATACTATAAAGGGGAAGGAGATATAGTAAATGCTCTTTTCTGCATCGCCGGTGTATATTTTCTTTCCTATATCTCTTACCATGAATGGCTTTCCTACAAAAAGGAGGAAAATTTAGCAAGCTTAAACTTTCTCGCGGGCGCCACCTTTGTTGCTGGCTTGCTATATTTTATTTTTGAAAAAGTGGATTTTTTGGCTGGCTTACTTATAAAGATTGTTGCGGAGCAAACTGCTTCGATAATGAATTTTTTTGGATATAATGTTACTACTGGAAATGTAATATATGGGATAAATACTGTTGTTCCAATATATTTCAACGGGCATGAAAGCGTGCAACTTATTCTTGCATGCACTGGGTTGCAATCAATGGCTGTTTTTGTTGGTGTTTTTGGAGCGGTTAATTCCGATTATATAAAAAGGATTAAGGGTCTTTTAATAACTGTTATAACAATATATATTCTAAACCTGATCAGAAATGCTGGCGTGATATATGGAATGGAAATTCTTGGTATTGACTTTTACATAATGCACAATGTAATCGGAAAAATTGGCTCATTAATTGCTCTTATAGTGCTTGCATTCATAACTTTTGAAATGGTTCCAGAAATATATAATAATATATCTGCTTTATTTGATTTGACAAAGAGAAAATGA